One window of the Candidatus Zixiibacteriota bacterium genome contains the following:
- a CDS encoding Aconitate hydratase: MGMNLAEKIIKAHLVTGNLKSGEDIAIKIDQTLTQDATGTMAYLQFEALGLKKVKTELSVSYVDHNMLQASFENADDHAFLQTIASKFGVYFSRPGNGICHQVHLERFGAPGKTLLGSDSHTPTNGGLGMLAIGAGGLDVAVAMGGGPFYLKMPEIVNIRLKGKLKSYVTAKDIILEILRRLSVKGGVGKIIEYGGSGVTELTVPERATITNMGAELGATTSIFPSDERTKEYLRMQKRLKDFVKLQADKDAKYADVMEIDLNKLEPMIAQPHSPDKVVPVKQLKGTKVQQVCVGSCTNSSLYDLTVTAKMLKGKQIHSDVSMTVTPGSKQVFEAIAQSGALADIIASGARIIESACGPCIGMGQAPASGSVSIRSFNRNFPGRSGTKDANVYLASPETCVAAALTGYITDPRKLGKEPRIVLPKKIDIDDSGIIPPSRNPDKVEVVRGPNIAPLPINNPMGEMLIGEILLKVGDNITTDHIMPAGAKVLPLRSNVPRIAEFVYYQVDPEFAKRAKERSGGFIVGGDNYGQGSSREHAALAPMFLGVKLVITKSFARIHLANLINFGILPATFINAADYDDIKQGNQLEILRVKEQIKAGDTIEAENKTNGHKYLLRVNLTPRQREIIFAGGLLNYTRAGGK, from the coding sequence ATGGGGATGAATTTAGCCGAAAAAATTATCAAGGCTCATCTTGTAACCGGTAACCTTAAGTCCGGCGAGGACATAGCCATAAAAATCGATCAGACCCTGACGCAGGATGCGACCGGCACTATGGCCTATCTTCAGTTCGAGGCCCTCGGTCTGAAAAAGGTTAAAACCGAGCTATCGGTCTCTTATGTCGACCATAATATGCTTCAGGCATCATTTGAAAACGCCGATGACCATGCTTTCCTGCAAACTATTGCTTCCAAGTTCGGCGTTTATTTCTCCCGTCCCGGAAACGGTATTTGCCACCAAGTCCATCTGGAGCGTTTCGGCGCCCCCGGCAAGACTCTCCTTGGTTCCGACTCTCATACTCCCACCAATGGCGGTTTGGGGATGCTGGCGATCGGAGCGGGCGGTCTTGACGTGGCGGTGGCGATGGGGGGCGGCCCGTTCTACCTGAAAATGCCGGAGATTGTCAATATTCGCCTTAAAGGAAAACTTAAATCGTATGTGACGGCCAAAGATATAATTCTGGAAATCCTCCGCCGCCTGAGCGTCAAAGGCGGGGTCGGCAAAATTATTGAATACGGTGGTTCAGGGGTGACAGAGCTGACGGTTCCGGAGCGGGCAACGATCACCAATATGGGAGCGGAGCTGGGTGCGACGACATCAATCTTTCCCAGTGATGAAAGAACCAAAGAATACCTGAGAATGCAGAAACGGCTGAAAGATTTCGTGAAGTTGCAGGCCGATAAGGATGCCAAGTATGCCGATGTCATGGAAATCGACTTAAACAAACTGGAACCGATGATTGCCCAGCCGCATTCGCCGGACAAAGTCGTCCCGGTCAAGCAACTCAAAGGGACCAAGGTCCAGCAAGTCTGTGTCGGCAGTTGCACCAATTCTTCGCTCTATGATCTGACGGTGACGGCAAAGATGCTCAAAGGAAAGCAGATTCATTCCGATGTTTCGATGACGGTCACGCCGGGAAGCAAGCAGGTTTTTGAGGCGATCGCGCAGAGTGGAGCCCTGGCGGATATTATTGCTTCGGGCGCCCGGATTATAGAATCGGCCTGCGGTCCGTGTATCGGCATGGGTCAGGCCCCGGCTTCCGGTTCGGTTTCGATCCGTTCCTTCAACCGCAATTTTCCCGGCCGTTCCGGGACAAAGGACGCCAATGTCTACCTTGCTTCGCCGGAGACCTGTGTAGCGGCCGCCCTGACCGGATATATCACCGATCCACGCAAATTGGGCAAGGAGCCGCGCATTGTTCTGCCGAAGAAAATCGATATCGACGACTCCGGCATAATCCCGCCGTCGAGAAATCCGGACAAAGTCGAAGTCGTCCGCGGTCCCAATATCGCGCCGCTCCCGATCAATAACCCGATGGGTGAAATGCTCATTGGGGAAATCCTCCTGAAAGTGGGCGATAACATCACCACCGATCATATCATGCCGGCGGGCGCCAAGGTCCTGCCGCTTCGTTCCAATGTTCCCCGCATTGCGGAATTCGTGTACTATCAGGTCGATCCCGAATTCGCCAAACGGGCCAAAGAGAGAAGCGGCGGATTCATTGTCGGCGGGGACAATTATGGTCAGGGCTCATCGCGGGAGCATGCCGCTCTGGCGCCGATGTTTTTGGGAGTGAAACTGGTCATCACCAAATCATTCGCCCGGATTCACCTGGCCAATCTGATCAATTTCGGGATCCTTCCGGCCACTTTCATCAATGCCGCCGATTATGATGACATCAAGCAGGGTAACCAACTGGAGATATTGCGGGTGAAAGAGCAGATTAAAGCCGGGGACACGATTGAAGCCGAGAACAAAACCAATGGTCATAAATATCTTTTGAGAGTCAACCTTACACCCCGCCAGCGGGAGATAATTTTCGCCGGCGGATTGCTTAATTATACGCGCGCGGGAGGCAAGTAA